From Macaca mulatta isolate MMU2019108-1 chromosome 1, T2T-MMU8v2.0, whole genome shotgun sequence, the proteins below share one genomic window:
- the LOC144336246 gene encoding uncharacterized protein LOC144336246: protein MHVGPAAEPFRSTSVPPPLTHPAKSPNSRRSSRRRRRRRRRRRRRRRRRLNRPGSPAGGWASAGRPDWSGEGQGRDAWPALLRDPKRQFQHGGGTKSGTTPVGPFSRPVRRSIPGRGRAPEGRTPIGQLRDWDTRSGAAVSVRLGGLGSAQAAVWSCGNGSCVWRRGTD, encoded by the coding sequence ATGCACGTGGGACCTGCTGCAGAGCCCTTCCGCTCCACCTCAGTGCCGCCTCCCCTCACTCACCCGGCAAAATCCCCCAATTCGCGCCgcagcagccgccgccgccgccgccgccgccgccgccgccgccgccgccgccgccgccgcctgaACCGCCCCGGGTCGCCGGCTGGGGGCTGGGCCTCCGCCGGCCGTCCTGATTGGTCAGGTGAGGGGCAGGGCCGGGACGCCTGGCCAGCGTTACTCCGCGATCCGAAGCGGCAGTTTCAACATGGGGGCGGGACCAAGAGCGGAACTACACCGGTTGGTCCATTTTCGAGGCCGGTCCGGAGGTCGATTCCTGGAAGGGGGCGGGCCCCGGAAGGGCGGACTCCGATTGGTCAGCTGCGGGACTGGGATACGCGTTCAGGAGCGGCAGTTTCCGTCAGGCTCGGTGGCCTAGGCTCGGCGCAGGCGGCAGTCTGGAGCTGCGGG